One genomic window of Arachis hypogaea cultivar Tifrunner chromosome 8, arahy.Tifrunner.gnm2.J5K5, whole genome shotgun sequence includes the following:
- the LOC112707969 gene encoding NAC domain-containing protein 2, with protein MQGGLELPPGFRFHPSDEELVNHYLCKKCAKQSIAAPIIKEIDLYKFDPWQLPEMALYGEKEWYFFSPRDRKYPNGSRPNRAAGSGYWKATGADKPIGKPKALGIKKALVFYAGKAPKGVKTNWIMHEYRLANVDRSAANKLNNNNLRLDDWVLCRIYNKKGKIEKFNSATTGLEQKLPKFSPGEILHYDHEHEHETKPKIIHNFSNNEHQLYMDTSDSVPRLHTDSSCSDHAVSPDATCDKEVESNPKWSNELDMQLFDTFDFQLNNYDNNLPMNDDDLFGNQFQMNQLMSFQDTFLFPQKPF; from the exons aTGCAAGGTGGATTAGAGTTACCGCCAGGGTTCAGGTTTCACCCGAGCGACGAGGAATTGGTGAACCACTATCTCTGCAAGAAATGCGCAAAGCAATCAATTGCTGCTCCAATAATTAAAGAAATCGATTTGTACAAGTTCGATCCGTGGCAGCTTCCAG AGATGGCGTTGTACGGAGAGAAGGAGTGGTACTTTTTTTCGCCGAGGGATAGGAAATATCCGAACGGATCCCGGCCGAACCGGGCGGCTGGGAGCGGGTACTGGAAGGCGACCGGGGCGGATAAGCCGATAGGGAAGCCGAAGGCGTTAGGGATAAAGAAAGCGCTAGTGTTCTACGCCGGAAAGGCCCCGAAAGGAGTGAAGACTAATTGGATTATGCATGAGTACCGTCTCGCCAATGTTGACAGATCCGCCGCCAAcaaactcaacaacaacaacttgAGG CTTGATGATTGGGTGTTGTGTCGAATCTACAACAAGAAAGGGAAGATTGAGAAATTCAACTCTGCCACAACAGGGTTGGAACAGAAACTACCAAAGTTTTCCCCAGGAGAGATACTTCACTATGATCATGAGCATGAGCATGAGACCAAGCCAAAGATTATCCACAATTTCTCCAACAATGAGCACCAATTGTACATGGACACATCAGATTCCGTTCCAAGGCTGCACACGGACTCTAGCTGCTCGGATCACGCGGTTTCGCCGGACGCCACCTGCGACAAGGAGGTGGAGAGCAACCCAAAGTGGAGCAATGAGCTAGATATGCAGCTGTTTGATACCTTTGATTTTCAGCTCAACAACTATGATAATAACCTCCCAATGAATGATGATGACCTTTTTGGAAATCAGTTCCAAATGAATCAGCTCATGTCTTTCCAAGACACATTCTTGTTCCCACAAAAGCCATTTTGA
- the LOC112707968 gene encoding aspartic proteinase Asp1, which yields MMKGTKKLLLPGSLLLVFLLCCSTCSAWFGSSNKHKTISSNYGNGRRNSIPLDEPSSSSSSSSSSSSSSWLSSSLLNQYRASSSVVFRVHGNVYPVGFYNVTLNIGHPPRPYYLDIDTGSDLTWLQCDAPCTHCTQTPHPLYRPSNDLVACRDPMCASLHQNEAYECEQPHQCDYEVEYADHYSSLGVLVNDVYLLNFTNGIQLRVRMALGCGYDQLFQEHSYHPLDGMLGLGRGRSSLVSQLNSQGLVRNVVGHCLSSQGGGYIYFGHVFDSSRLTWIPMTSTHFKHYSAGPAELLLGGKRTGIGNLHGVFDTGSSYTYFNSMAYQAAISWLNKELAGKPLKEAHDDHTLPQCWHGRRPFRSIHEVRKYFKPMALSFAGGGRSKAQFEIPPEAYLIISNMGNVCLGILNGSEVGMGDLNLIGDISMQDKVMVFDNEKMMIGWAPADCDKIPKSRHANI from the exons ATGATGAAGGGAACGAAGAAGTTATTATTACCAGGATCATTATTGTTGGTTTTCTTGTTATGTTGTTCAACTTGTTCAGCTTGGTTTGGTAGTAGTAATAAGCATAAAACTATTAGTTCCAATTatggaaatggaagaagaaacTCTATTCCTCTTGATGaaccttcctcttcctcttcctcttcctcttcctcctcctcgtcTTCGTGGTTGTCATCGTCGTTGCTTAATCAGTATCGAGCTAGCTCATCCGTCGTGTTTCGAGTTCACGGCAACGTTTATCCTGTTGG GTTCTATAATGTTACATTGAACATAGGGCACCCACCAAGGCCTTATTACCTTGACATTGATACAGGCAGCGACCTTACATGGCTTCAATGTGATGCCCCTTGTACTCATTGCACTCAG ACGCCGCATCCGTTGTACCGGCCAAGCAATGACTTGGTGGCATGTAGGGATCCAATGTGTGCATCATTGCATCAGAATGAAGCATATGAATGTGAACAGCCACACCAATGTGACTATGAAGTTGAGTATGCAGATCATTACTCttcccttggtgttcttgtgaatgaTGTGTACCTTCTGAACTTCACAAATGGAATCCAACTGAGAGTTAGAATGGCACTTGGATGTGGATATGATCAGCTATTTCAAGAGCATTCATACCATCCATTGGATGGAATGCTTGGTCTTGGAAGAGGAAGATCAAGCTTGGTTTCACAGCTTAATAGTCAGGGTTTGGTTAGAAATGTAGTTGGACATTGCTTGAGTTCACAAGGGGGAGGCTATATCTATTTTGGTCATGTTTTTGACTCTTCTAGACTCACTTGGATTCCTATGACATCCACACATTT CAAACATTACTCAGCTGGGCCAGCTGAACTCCTTTTGGGAGGAAAGAGAACTGGGATTGGAAATCTCCATGGTGTTTTTGACACTGGCAGTTCTTACACTTACTTCAACTCCATGGCTTACCAAGCAGCAATTTCTTGG TTAAATAAGGAGTTAGCTGGGAAGCCTTTAAAAGAAGCACATGATGATCACACTCTCCCTCAATGTTGGCATGGTAGAAGACCTTTCAGAAGCATACATGAAGTCAGAAAATACTTCAAGCCTATGGCGCTTTCTTTCGCCGGCGGCGGCCGAAGTAAAGCTCAGTTTGAAATCCCTCCTGAGGCATACCTCATAATATCA AACATGGGAAATGTTTGCTTGGGAATCTTAAATGGATCTGAAGTAGGGATGGGAGATCTAAACCTAATTGGAG ACATATCCATGCAAGACAAAGTGATGGTATTTGACAATGAGAAAATGATGATTGGTTGGGCACCAGCAGATTGTGACAAAATCCCCAAATCAAGACATGCCAACATTTAA
- the LOC112707970 gene encoding aldehyde dehydrogenase family 3 member I1, chloroplastic-like, with the protein MEEAKEKGVFNEEKACLVVKELRKSFDSGKTRSYKWRISQLEAMAKMIEEREKDIIEAVDKDLSKPQLEAYIAEVSQTKSSCFEAIKALHLWMKPTKVKTAITTYPSSAEIVSEPLGVVLIISTWNFPFLLSLEPVIGAIAAGNAVVLKPSEVAPASSALLADMLTKYLDNSAVRVIEGGAPQTTALLEQKWDKILYTGNARVGRIVMAAATKHLTPVILELGGKCPALVDSNLNLQVAARRLIAGKWACNNGQACISVDYIITLKHFAPTLINALKEELEQFFGKDPMKSKDMSRIVSSSHFSRLLKLLNDDKISDKIVLEGQKDEDQLKIAPTIILDAPDDSLVMQEEIFGPIMPIITVDKIEDGFDIIKSKPKPLAAYLFTNNEDLKKSFVENISSGGMLINDTVLQVVTPGLPFGGVGESGMGSYHGKFSFDEFSHKKGVLYRSFKGDSSMRYPPYTPKKQSLMKALINGNIFHMILILIGCSKL; encoded by the exons AtggaagaagcaaaagagaagggTGTGTTTAATGAAGAGAAGGCTTGTTTGGTGGTTAAAGAGCTGAGAAAGAGCTTTGACTCAGGGAAGACAAGAAGCTACAAATGGAGGATTTCGCAGTTGGAAGCCATGGCTAAGatgattgaagaaagagagaaggaCATCATTGAAGCAGTAGATAAGGACCTTTCTAAACCTCAACTTGAAGCATACATAGCTGAG GTTTCTCAGACAAAATCTTCATGCTTTGAAGCAATTAAAGCATTGCATCTGTGGATGAAGCCTACAAAG GTGAAAACTGCGATTACAACATATCCATCATCAGCAGAGATTGTATCAGAACCACTTGGAGTTGTGCTCATCATCTCAACATGGAACTTCCCTTTCC TGTTATCGCTGGAGCCGGTGATCGGCGCAATCGCGGCGGGGAACGCAGTGGTTCTGAAGCCATCAGAGGTTGCTCCGGCATCATCAGCACTGCTGGCAGATATGCTGACAAAATATTTGGACAACTCTGCTGTCAGAGTTATTGAAGGAGGTGCTCCTCAAACAACCGCACTATTGGAGCAGAAATGGGATAAGATACTCTACACAG GTAATGCTAGAGTAGGAAGAATTGTGATGGCTGCTGCTACAAAGCACCTTACCCCAGTGATTCTGGAACTTGGTGGAAAGTGCCCTGCTCTTGTTGATTCTAATCTCAACTTGCAA GTTGCTGCTAGAAGATTAATAGCTGGAAAGTGGGCATGCAACAATGGACAAGCATGCATTTCTGTTGATTATATCATCACTCTTAAACATTTTGCTCCAACACTT ATAAATGCTCTCAAGGAGGAATTGGAGCAATTTTTCGGAAAAGATCCAATGAAATCCAAAGACATGTCGCGAATCGTGTCTTCGTCACACTTTTCGCGGCTCTTGAAGCTTTTAAATGATGACAAGATATCTGATAAAATTGTTTTAGAAGGTCAGAAGGACGAGGATCAATT AAAGATTGCTCCAACAATCATATTGGATGCACCAGATGATTCATTGGTGATGCAAGAGGAGATATTTGGGCCAATAATGCCAATTATTACT GTTGATAAGATAGAAGATGGGTTTGATATAataaaatcaaaaccaaaaccTCTTGCTGCTTATCTCTTCACAAACAATGAAGACCTGAAGAAAAGTTTTGTGGAAAACATTTCTTCAGGAGGGATGCTCATCAATGACACTGTCTTACAA GTTGTAACTCCTGGTTTGCCATTTGGAGGAGTTGGAGAGAGTGGAATGGGTTCCTACCATGGCAAATTCTCTTTTGATGAATTCAGCCACAAAAAAGGTGTTCTCTATAGAAGTTTCAAAGGTGATTCATCTATGAGGTATCCCCCATATACACCCAAAAAACAAAGCTTGATGAAGGCCCTTATCAATGGCAATATCTTCCACATGATTCTTATTTTGATTGGATGCTCTAAACTCTAG
- the LOC112707971 gene encoding uncharacterized protein, with protein sequence MLPLKLLRSLVLGESINHHPHLMHSHAHSQQENEEEQDGRRRSRRRRIRARRRRSKTAGLLFLPTREIVTDTYRLAAIARTLGMDLFPTPSLSHIIFSNSTPFSSSLSPHSTPSSSLPSTATTTTTTTCSFSCSSSSWPLQDDAVPIPFPSLTPAPLTHLRYFVNLAAPFFKLVFFDGGAIAGDGSGGGGGGNWDCCSLSMYSRVTGERVDDMEGFCRVLAGKGWTFFRTQKRPPNAAADRGFSGGGGGSCEVYLFRKVDMNRVRVGRVGGGGGADGVCRVRELRLPHLDFGNAPLRILQYILLMTDDIFCLA encoded by the coding sequence atgctTCCACTAAAGCTGCTTCGTTCTCTCGTCTTGGGTGAATCCATCAATCACCATCCACATCTCATGCATTCCCACGCTCATTCCCaacaagaaaatgaagaagaacaagatgGGAGAAGAAGATCCAGAAGACGAAGAataagagcaagaagaagaagatcaaaAACTGCGGGTCTTTTGTTCCTTCCAACAAGAGAGATCGTAACCGACACATACAGACTCGCCGCCATTGCAAGAACCTTGGGAATGGACTTGTTCCCAACGCCATCTCTCTCCCACATCATCTTCTCCAACTCAACGCCATTCTCATCATCTTTGTCGCCGCATTCAACTCCTTCTTCTTCGTTACCTTCtactgccaccaccaccaccaccaccacctgctCCTTTTCTTGTTCTTCGTCTTCCTGGCCGCTCCAAGATGACGCCGTTCCGATCCCTTTCCCTTCCCTGACTCCGGCCCCATTGACCCACCTTCGTTACTTCGTCAACCTCGCCGCGCCATTCTTCAAGTTGGTATTTTTCGACGGCGGCGCAATTGCCGGAGATGGTAgcggtggaggaggaggaggaaattgGGATTGTTGCTCGTTGTCGATGTATTCTAGGGTTACCGGAGAGAGGGTCGATGATATGGAGGGGTTTTGCAGGGTTCTTGCTGGGAAAGGTTGGACCTTTTTCAGGACACAGAAACGGCCACCGAATGCGGCAGCGGATCGGGGTTTTTCCGGTGGTGGGGGTGGTAGTTGTGAGGTTTACCTGTTTAGGAAGGTTGATATGAACCGGGTTCGGGTGGGTcgggttggtggtggtggtggagcagATGGAGTTTGTAGGGTTAGGGAGCTGAGGTTGCCACATTTGGATTTCGGGAATGCTCCTTTGAGGATCTTGCAGTATATTTTGCTCATGACTGATGATATCTTCTGCCTTGCATGA